In a genomic window of Lolium rigidum isolate FL_2022 unplaced genomic scaffold, APGP_CSIRO_Lrig_0.1 contig_62169_1, whole genome shotgun sequence:
- the LOC124681951 gene encoding myosin-17-like isoform X2, giving the protein MEIMDGDRRRKLGAITRPALGQDSPARRLIAWLQLFFKDFVQRYGWLARWDAAGRPAFLLLFAFLVQRHMRRSYLSQQKSRLQRQVTAAVTVQAACRAMAARREFSLRRQTRAAVCIQAQWRAHKELWSYLTMKRASVICQCAWRQSIARRHLGKLRLDNVERQRLDEISRLHEMVDVLQQAVEDAEVRVIAEREAAIKAIAEAPPVIKETVVWVEDTEKVNSWNAEVGRLKALLGAEMQATFDAKKALSKAELRNEKLARLLGVQEIKNKTLQDSLKRMEERASDLDAENRMLRQAVASAPAINSPASENHKAHEPQATSENGKTTNGAMKPMIVDRDGDIHDNNAELPTSNDSEAEKQQQELLIKCISEDLGFSTGRPIAAYLIYRCLVHWKSFEEDRTTVFDRIIQKISAAIEARDSNETLAYWLSNSCTLLMLLQRTLKNNGSAALARQRRRTSSLNSPKVEAKYPALAFKQQLTALLEKVYGVIRQNLKKELSPLLGLCIQAPRTFVVSPRGSGSQGSDMAQQASMAHWQSIIKILTNSLNFLKSNYVPPFLICKLFTQVFSFINVQLFNSLLLRRECCSFSNGEYVKAGLDELEHWCHWLTEEYAGSSWDELKHIRQAVTLLILEEKHSKSLKEITEDFCAALSMQQLYRISTMYCDDKYGTMGIPSEVVSSMRAKMIGGSSSPSVQDDINSFLLDDDFSIPFSVDDISRLMVHVDTADMDLPPLIQEKNGSPFEL; this is encoded by the exons aTGGAGATCATGGATGGAGATCGGAGGAGGAAGCTAGGCGCGATCACCCGGCCGGCGCTCGGTCAGGACAGCCCGGCGCGGCGCCTGATCGCCTGGCTGCAACTTTTTTTCA AGGATTTTGTTCAGAGGTACGGCTGGCTGGCGAGGTGGGACGCCGCCGGGCGCCCCgcgttcctcctcctcttcgccttCTTGGTCCAGAGGCACATGCGCCGGTCCTATCTGTCACAGCAGAAGTCGCGGCTGCAGAGGCAGgtcaccgccgccgtcaccgTGCAGGCGGCATGCCGGGCGATGGCGGCTCGCCGCGAGTTCTCCCTCCGGAGGCAGACCAGGGCAGCCGTATGCATCCAG GCGCAATGGCGCGCACACAAGGAGCTGTGGAGCTACCTGACGATGAAGAGAGCCTCGGTGATCTGCCAGTGTGCTTGGAGGCAAAGCATTGCGAGGAGGCATCTTGGCAAGCTCAGACTG GACAATGTTGAGAGGCAGAGGCTTGATGAGATCTCCAGACTCCACGAGATGGTGGATGTGCTGCAGCAGGCGGTCGAGGACGCGGAGGTGAGGGTGATCGCCGAGCGGGAGGCGGCGATCAAGGCGATAGCGGAAGCGCCACCGGTGATCAAGGAGACAGTCGTGTGGGTAGAAGACACTGAGAAAGTTAACTCGTGGAATGCTGAAGTTGGGCGCCTGAAG GCTTTGCTGGGAGCAGAAATGCAGGCGACGTTTGACGCCAAGAAGGCGCTGTCAAAGGCTGAACTGAGGAATGAAAAACTGGCTAGGTTGCTTGGAGTTCAGGAGATTAAGAACAAAACGCTGCAAGATTCCCTCAAAAG GATGGAGGAGAGAGCTTCCGATCTCGATGCAGAAAACAGAATGCTCCGACAGGCTGTTGCGTCGGCCCCTGCTATCAATTCACCAGCTAGTGAAAACCACAAAGCACATGAACCTCAG GCAACTTCAGAGAATGGGAAAACAACAAACGGTGCCATGAAGCCCATGATAGTGGACAGGGACGGTGACATTCAT GATAACAATGCTGAACTGCCTACCTCAAATGATTCTGAAGCTGAGAAGCAGCAGCAG GAGCTTCTGATCAAGTGTATATCTGAAGATCTGGGATTCTCGACCGGAAGGCCTATCGCTGCGTACCTCATCTACCGTTGCCTGGTCCACTGGAAATCGTTTGAAGAAGACAGAACCACAGTTTTTGACCGCATCATTCAGAAGATCAGTGCTGCAATTGAG GCACGGGACAGCAATGAAACATTAGCATATTGGCTATCCAATTCATGCACATTGCTGATGCTTCTCCAAAGGACACTGAAAAACAATGGTTCGGCTGCTTTGGCGCGTCAGAGGCGAAGAACATCGTCCCTCAACTCACCCAAG GTTGAAGCCAAGTATCCGGCTCTTGCTTTCAAACAGCAGCTCACGGCATTGTTGGAGAAGGTCTATGGAGTGATCAGGCAGAACCTGAAGAAGGAACTGTCCCCTCTGCTTGGCCTGTGTATTCAG GCACCAAGAACATTCGTCGTAAGCCCTAGGGGATCAGGCTCTCAAGGATCAGACATGGCACAGCAAGCCTCCATGGCACACTGGCAGAGCATCATCAAGATACTGACGAATTCTCTCAACTTTTTGAAATCAAATTAC GTGCCTCCGTTCCTGATCTGCAAGTTGTTCACCCAAGTGTTTTCATTCATCAATGTGCAACTATTTAACAG TCTCCTGCTACGGCGTGAATGCTGCTCGTTCAGTAATGGGGAGTATGTTAAAGCCGGACTCGATGAGCTAGAGCACTGGTGCCATTGGCTAACGGAAGAG TATGCAGGTTCTTCCTGGGACGAGCTGAAGCATATTCGGCAGGCGGTCACGCTTTTGATACTCGAAGAGAAGCACagcaagtctctcaaggagatcaCTGAAGACTTCTGCGCA GCACTTAGCATGCAGCAACTATACCGGATCAGCACGATGTACTGCGACGACAAGTACGGAACCATGGGCATCCCGTCAGAG GTCGTTTCGAGCATGCGAGCCAAGATGATCGGTGGATCGAGCAGCCCATCGGTGCAAGATGACATCAACTCTTTCCTGCTAGACGATGACTTCAG CATACCGTTCTCTGTGGATGACATCTCCAGGCTGATGGTGCATGTCGACACAGCAGATATGGATCTGCCGCCGCTGATCCAGGAGAAAAATGGCTCCCCGTTTGAGCTCTGA
- the LOC124681951 gene encoding myosin-17-like isoform X1 has protein sequence MEIMDGDRRRKLGAITRPALGQDSPARRLIAWLQLFFKDFVQRYGWLARWDAAGRPAFLLLFAFLVQRHMRRSYLSQQKSRLQRQVTAAVTVQAACRAMAARREFSLRRQTRAAVCIQAQWRAHKELWSYLTMKRASVICQCAWRQSIARRHLGKLRLDNVERQRLDEISRLHEMVDVLQQAVEDAEVRVIAEREAAIKAIAEAPPVIKETVVWVEDTEKVNSWNAEVGRLKALLGAEMQATFDAKKALSKAELRNEKLARLLGVQEIKNKTLQDSLKRMEERASDLDAENRMLRQAVASAPAINSPASENHKAHEPQATSENGKTTNGAMKPMIVDRDGDIHDNNAELPTSNDSEAEKQQQELLIKCISEDLGFSTGRPIAAYLIYRCLVHWKSFEEDRTTVFDRIIQKISAAIEARDSNETLAYWLSNSCTLLMLLQRTLKNNGSAALARQRRRTSSLNSPKENQAPGHPERSVSDGRLVGALTDISQVEAKYPALAFKQQLTALLEKVYGVIRQNLKKELSPLLGLCIQAPRTFVVSPRGSGSQGSDMAQQASMAHWQSIIKILTNSLNFLKSNYVPPFLICKLFTQVFSFINVQLFNSLLLRRECCSFSNGEYVKAGLDELEHWCHWLTEEYAGSSWDELKHIRQAVTLLILEEKHSKSLKEITEDFCAALSMQQLYRISTMYCDDKYGTMGIPSEVVSSMRAKMIGGSSSPSVQDDINSFLLDDDFSIPFSVDDISRLMVHVDTADMDLPPLIQEKNGSPFEL, from the exons aTGGAGATCATGGATGGAGATCGGAGGAGGAAGCTAGGCGCGATCACCCGGCCGGCGCTCGGTCAGGACAGCCCGGCGCGGCGCCTGATCGCCTGGCTGCAACTTTTTTTCA AGGATTTTGTTCAGAGGTACGGCTGGCTGGCGAGGTGGGACGCCGCCGGGCGCCCCgcgttcctcctcctcttcgccttCTTGGTCCAGAGGCACATGCGCCGGTCCTATCTGTCACAGCAGAAGTCGCGGCTGCAGAGGCAGgtcaccgccgccgtcaccgTGCAGGCGGCATGCCGGGCGATGGCGGCTCGCCGCGAGTTCTCCCTCCGGAGGCAGACCAGGGCAGCCGTATGCATCCAG GCGCAATGGCGCGCACACAAGGAGCTGTGGAGCTACCTGACGATGAAGAGAGCCTCGGTGATCTGCCAGTGTGCTTGGAGGCAAAGCATTGCGAGGAGGCATCTTGGCAAGCTCAGACTG GACAATGTTGAGAGGCAGAGGCTTGATGAGATCTCCAGACTCCACGAGATGGTGGATGTGCTGCAGCAGGCGGTCGAGGACGCGGAGGTGAGGGTGATCGCCGAGCGGGAGGCGGCGATCAAGGCGATAGCGGAAGCGCCACCGGTGATCAAGGAGACAGTCGTGTGGGTAGAAGACACTGAGAAAGTTAACTCGTGGAATGCTGAAGTTGGGCGCCTGAAG GCTTTGCTGGGAGCAGAAATGCAGGCGACGTTTGACGCCAAGAAGGCGCTGTCAAAGGCTGAACTGAGGAATGAAAAACTGGCTAGGTTGCTTGGAGTTCAGGAGATTAAGAACAAAACGCTGCAAGATTCCCTCAAAAG GATGGAGGAGAGAGCTTCCGATCTCGATGCAGAAAACAGAATGCTCCGACAGGCTGTTGCGTCGGCCCCTGCTATCAATTCACCAGCTAGTGAAAACCACAAAGCACATGAACCTCAG GCAACTTCAGAGAATGGGAAAACAACAAACGGTGCCATGAAGCCCATGATAGTGGACAGGGACGGTGACATTCAT GATAACAATGCTGAACTGCCTACCTCAAATGATTCTGAAGCTGAGAAGCAGCAGCAG GAGCTTCTGATCAAGTGTATATCTGAAGATCTGGGATTCTCGACCGGAAGGCCTATCGCTGCGTACCTCATCTACCGTTGCCTGGTCCACTGGAAATCGTTTGAAGAAGACAGAACCACAGTTTTTGACCGCATCATTCAGAAGATCAGTGCTGCAATTGAG GCACGGGACAGCAATGAAACATTAGCATATTGGCTATCCAATTCATGCACATTGCTGATGCTTCTCCAAAGGACACTGAAAAACAATGGTTCGGCTGCTTTGGCGCGTCAGAGGCGAAGAACATCGTCCCTCAACTCACCCAAG GAAAACCAAGCTCCTGGTCATCCTGAGCGTTCAGTTTCGGATGGACGGCTGGTCGGTGCACTAACTGACATTTCCCAGGTTGAAGCCAAGTATCCGGCTCTTGCTTTCAAACAGCAGCTCACGGCATTGTTGGAGAAGGTCTATGGAGTGATCAGGCAGAACCTGAAGAAGGAACTGTCCCCTCTGCTTGGCCTGTGTATTCAG GCACCAAGAACATTCGTCGTAAGCCCTAGGGGATCAGGCTCTCAAGGATCAGACATGGCACAGCAAGCCTCCATGGCACACTGGCAGAGCATCATCAAGATACTGACGAATTCTCTCAACTTTTTGAAATCAAATTAC GTGCCTCCGTTCCTGATCTGCAAGTTGTTCACCCAAGTGTTTTCATTCATCAATGTGCAACTATTTAACAG TCTCCTGCTACGGCGTGAATGCTGCTCGTTCAGTAATGGGGAGTATGTTAAAGCCGGACTCGATGAGCTAGAGCACTGGTGCCATTGGCTAACGGAAGAG TATGCAGGTTCTTCCTGGGACGAGCTGAAGCATATTCGGCAGGCGGTCACGCTTTTGATACTCGAAGAGAAGCACagcaagtctctcaaggagatcaCTGAAGACTTCTGCGCA GCACTTAGCATGCAGCAACTATACCGGATCAGCACGATGTACTGCGACGACAAGTACGGAACCATGGGCATCCCGTCAGAG GTCGTTTCGAGCATGCGAGCCAAGATGATCGGTGGATCGAGCAGCCCATCGGTGCAAGATGACATCAACTCTTTCCTGCTAGACGATGACTTCAG CATACCGTTCTCTGTGGATGACATCTCCAGGCTGATGGTGCATGTCGACACAGCAGATATGGATCTGCCGCCGCTGATCCAGGAGAAAAATGGCTCCCCGTTTGAGCTCTGA